A stretch of the Eulemur rufifrons isolate Redbay chromosome 20, OSU_ERuf_1, whole genome shotgun sequence genome encodes the following:
- the TUBB1 gene encoding tubulin beta-1 chain: MREIVHIQIGQCGNQIGAKFWEVIGEEHGIDAAGSDRGASPLQLERISVYYNEAYGKKYVPRAVLVDLEPGTMDSIRSSRLGALFQPDSFVHGNSGAGNNWAKGHYTEGAELLENVLEVVRQESESCDCLQGFQIVHSLGGGTGSGMGTLLMNKIREEYPDRIMNSFSVMPSPKVSDTVVEPYNAVLSIHQLIENADACFCIDNEALYDICFRTLKLTTPTYADLNHLVSLTMSGVTTSLRFPGQLNADLRKLAVNMVPFPRLHFFMPSFAPLTAQGSQQYRALSVAELTQQMFDARNIMAACDPRRGRYLTVACIFRGKMSTKEVDQQLLSVQTRHSSCFVEWIPNNVKVAVCDIPPRGLSMAATFIGNNTAIQELFNRVSGHFSAMFKRRAFVHWYTSEGMDVNEFGEAESNIRDLISEYQQFQDAKAVLEENEEVVEEAEMGPEDEKH; this comes from the exons ATGCGTGAAATTGTACACATTCAGATCGGCCAGTGCGGCAACCAGATTGGAGCCAAG TTCTGGGAGGTGATTGGCGAGGAACACGGGATCGATGCGGCTGGGAGTGACCGGGGGGCCTCGCCCCTGCAGCTGGAGAGAATCAGCGTGTACTACAACGAGGCCTACG GTAAGAAATACGTGCCCCGAGCAGTCCTGGTGGACCTAGAACCTGGGACGATGGACAGCATTCGATCGAGCAGATTAGGAGCCCTCTTTCAACCGGACAGTTTTGTCCACG GGAACTCTGGGGCCGGCAACAACTGGGCGAAGGGCCACTACACGGAGGGCGCCGAGCTGCTGGAGAACGTGCTGGAGGTGGTGAGGCAGGAGAGCGAGAGCTGCGACTGCCTGCAGGGCTTCCAGATCGTCCACTCCCTGGGCGGGGGCACGGGCTCGGGGATGGGCACCCTGCTCATGAACAAGATCAGGGAGGAGTACCCGGACCGGATCATGAACTCCTTCAGCGTCATGCCGTCCCCCAAGGTGTCAGACACGGTGGTGGAGCCCTACAACGCCGTGCTGTCCATCCACCAGCTGATCGAGAACGCAGACGCCTGCTTCTGCATCGACAACGAGGCCCTCTACGACATCTGCTTCCGCACCCTGAAGCTGACCACGCCCACCTATGCGGACCTCAACCACCTTGTGTCCCTCACCATGAGCGGGGTCACCACGTCACTGCGGTTCCCTGGCCAGCTCAACGCGGACCTGCGCAAGCTGGCGGTGAACATGGTCCCCTTCCCCCGCCTGCACTTCTTCATGCCCAGCTTTGCCCCGCTCACAGCCCAGGGCAGCCAGCAGTACCGCGCCCTCTCGGTGGCCGAGCTCACCCAGCAGATGTTTGATGCCCGAAACATCATGGCTGCCTGTGACCCCCGCCGTGGCCGCTACCTGACCGTGGCCTGCATCTTCCGGGGCAAGATGTCCACCAAGGAAGTGGACCAACAGCTGCTCTCTGTGCAGACCAGGCACAGCAGCTGCTTTGTGGAGTGGATTCCCAACAACGTCAAGGTGGCCGTCTGCGACATACCCCCTCGGGGGCTGAGCATGGCGGCCACCTTCATCGGCAACAACACTGCCATCCAGGAGCTCTTCAACAGAGTCTCCGGGCATTTCTCAGCCATGTTCAAAAGGAGAGCTTTTGTGCACTGGTACACCAGCGAAGGGATGGACGTAAACGAATTTGGGGAAGCAGAAAGTAATATCCGTGATTTGATCTCCGAGTACCAGCAATTTCAAGATGCCAAAGCAGTTCTAGAGGAGAATGAAGAGGTTGTGGAAGAGGCAGAAATGGGACCGGAAGATGAGAAACACTGA
- the PRELID3B gene encoding PRELI domain containing protein 3B isoform X1 yields the protein MKIWTSEHVFDHPWETVTTAAMQKYPNPMNPSVVGVDVLDRHIDPSGKLHSHRLLSTEWGLPSIVKSLIGAARTKTYVQEHSVVDPVEKTMELKSTNISFTNMVSVDERLIYKPHPQDSEKTILTQEAIITVKGVSLSSYLEGLMASTISSNANKGREAMEWVIHKLNAEIEELTASARGSIRTPMAAAAFVEK from the exons ATGAAGATCTGGACTTCGGAACATGTCTTTGA CCACCCATGGGAAACAGTTACCACAGCTGCAATGCAGAAATACCCAAACCCTATGAACCCGAGTGTGGTTGGAGTTGATGTATTGGACAGACATATAGATCCCTCTGGAAAGTTGCACAGCCATAGACTTCTCAGCACAGAGTGGGGACTGCCTTCCATTGTGAAGTCT CTTATTGGTGCAGCAAGAACCAAAACATATGTGCAAGAACATTCTGTAGTTGATCCTGTAGAGAAAACAATGGAACTTAAATCTACTAAT ATTTCATTTACAAATATGGTTTCAGTAGATGAGAGACTTATATACAAACCACATCCTCAGGACTCAGAAAA AACTATTTTGACTCAGGAAGCCATCATCACTGTGAAAGGAGTCAGCCTTAGCAGTTACCTTGAAGGACTGATGGCAAGTACCATATCTTCAAATGCTAATAAA ggcCGAGAAGCAATGGAATGGGTAATACATAAATTAAATGCCGAGATTGAAGAACTGACAGCTTCAGCAAGAGGAAGCATAAGGACTCCAATGGCAGCAGCAGCATTTGTAGAAAAATGA
- the PRELID3B gene encoding PRELI domain containing protein 3B isoform X2: MKIWTSEHVFDHPWETVTTAAMQKYPNPMNPSVVGVDVLDRHIDPSGKLHSHRLLSTEWGLPSIVKSISFTNMVSVDERLIYKPHPQDSEKTILTQEAIITVKGVSLSSYLEGLMASTISSNANKGREAMEWVIHKLNAEIEELTASARGSIRTPMAAAAFVEK, from the exons ATGAAGATCTGGACTTCGGAACATGTCTTTGA CCACCCATGGGAAACAGTTACCACAGCTGCAATGCAGAAATACCCAAACCCTATGAACCCGAGTGTGGTTGGAGTTGATGTATTGGACAGACATATAGATCCCTCTGGAAAGTTGCACAGCCATAGACTTCTCAGCACAGAGTGGGGACTGCCTTCCATTGTGAAGTCT ATTTCATTTACAAATATGGTTTCAGTAGATGAGAGACTTATATACAAACCACATCCTCAGGACTCAGAAAA AACTATTTTGACTCAGGAAGCCATCATCACTGTGAAAGGAGTCAGCCTTAGCAGTTACCTTGAAGGACTGATGGCAAGTACCATATCTTCAAATGCTAATAAA ggcCGAGAAGCAATGGAATGGGTAATACATAAATTAAATGCCGAGATTGAAGAACTGACAGCTTCAGCAAGAGGAAGCATAAGGACTCCAATGGCAGCAGCAGCATTTGTAGAAAAATGA